From a single Oceanobacillus kimchii X50 genomic region:
- a CDS encoding metallophosphoesterase, translated as MQTIKKGRVILIDIRNISLDSSRRVIVISDIHASLSLFKKLLKNLNYSEEDYLFINGDLCEKGLNSLELVHYVQWMDKNLQRVFITKGNCDVVFRHVFRGNDIGRQYLNARQKSIMHEMIASTGQSFSEEMPLNKASSIFQDNFEQEIEWLESLPIAYETDDFIIVHAAIDELWPNTDEVTALYTPAFYEKGHSVDKTVIVGHWPVINYRTKEISTHNPIIDLDNNIIAIDGGNQIKASGQLNGLIINHGQYSFTYVDELKDPIIVKQTYNDSLGWIGSVNYPYYQIEPIKKEQYFTLCKNINANIQQWVKNEFIAKKNDGYYCKEGVSTTTVSVDKGEEVYILDDNCEGYILIKKRDGIIGWVPKYCF; from the coding sequence ATGCAAACAATAAAGAAAGGAAGAGTAATATTGATTGACATACGCAATATATCACTTGATTCTTCAAGGAGAGTAATAGTGATATCTGATATACATGCAAGTTTATCTTTGTTCAAGAAATTGTTGAAAAATCTCAATTATTCCGAAGAAGATTATCTGTTTATTAATGGAGACCTCTGCGAAAAAGGTTTAAACAGCCTCGAATTAGTTCATTATGTACAATGGATGGATAAGAACTTACAACGAGTATTTATAACGAAAGGCAATTGCGATGTGGTTTTTCGTCATGTGTTTCGGGGAAATGACATAGGAAGACAATACTTAAACGCAAGACAAAAATCAATAATGCATGAAATGATTGCTTCAACAGGTCAATCTTTCTCAGAGGAAATGCCGTTAAACAAAGCTTCTAGTATTTTTCAAGATAATTTTGAACAAGAAATTGAGTGGTTAGAATCATTGCCAATCGCTTATGAAACGGATGACTTCATTATTGTCCATGCTGCCATTGATGAGTTATGGCCAAATACCGACGAAGTGACTGCTTTATATACCCCTGCGTTCTATGAAAAAGGTCATTCAGTAGACAAGACTGTCATCGTAGGACATTGGCCGGTAATTAACTACCGAACCAAAGAAATATCCACGCATAATCCGATTATAGATCTCGATAACAATATCATCGCAATCGATGGTGGTAATCAGATAAAAGCTAGTGGTCAACTAAATGGACTTATCATCAATCATGGTCAATATTCCTTTACATATGTAGATGAATTGAAAGATCCTATTATAGTAAAACAGACTTATAATGATAGCTTAGGTTGGATTGGTTCTGTTAATTATCCATATTATCAAATTGAACCAATTAAAAAAGAGCAATATTTTACACTTTGTAAAAATATAAATGCAAATATTCAACAATGGGTGAAAAATGAATTTATCGCAAAGAAGAACGATGGGTATTATTGCAAAGAAGGGGTAAGTACAACAACAGTAAGTGTTGACAAGGGCGAGGAAGTCTACATATTAGATGATAATTGTGAGGGGTATATCCTTATAAAAAAACGTGATGGCATCATTGGTTGGGTTCCAAAGTATTGTTTTTGA
- a CDS encoding endonuclease III domain-containing protein, which yields MENPNYLEIYHKLYKYYGPQAWWPASSTLEMLLGSILVQRTNWRNVEKALERLEENVHDANYLYQIEERELAEKIRPSGFYRIKAARIKAFIAWFRNYNYDVSLVQEIPYNKLRAELLSIKGIGEETADVMLLYAFEKQAFIADQYAFRIFNRIGLEIPSTYRSLQKIVEKDIPNDNQLYQEYHALLVEHAKVHCKVKPICNTCPVQSICEFGWKKEESFRG from the coding sequence ATGGAGAATCCAAATTATCTTGAAATTTATCATAAACTTTATAAATACTACGGTCCGCAGGCATGGTGGCCAGCAAGTTCGACATTAGAAATGCTTTTAGGATCTATTCTTGTCCAACGAACGAACTGGAGAAATGTAGAAAAAGCTCTAGAGCGACTAGAAGAAAATGTACATGATGCTAATTATTTGTATCAAATAGAAGAGAGAGAGCTTGCTGAAAAAATACGTCCTAGTGGTTTTTATCGTATTAAAGCAGCAAGAATAAAGGCTTTTATTGCTTGGTTTCGCAATTATAACTATGATGTATCATTGGTACAAGAAATCCCGTATAACAAACTGCGAGCAGAATTACTCTCAATAAAAGGCATTGGCGAAGAGACAGCTGATGTAATGCTGTTATACGCCTTTGAAAAACAGGCGTTTATCGCTGATCAGTATGCTTTTAGAATATTTAATCGAATTGGCTTAGAAATACCATCCACCTATCGTAGTCTACAAAAAATAGTGGAAAAAGATATACCAAATGATAACCAGCTTTACCAAGAGTACCACGCATTATTAGTGGAACACGCAAAAGTCCATTGTAAGGTAAAGCCGATATGTAATACTTGTCCAGTGCAATCGATTTGTGAATTTGGATGGAAAAAAGAAGAAAGTTTCAGGGGCTGA
- the pdxK gene encoding pyridoxine/pyridoxal/pyridoxamine kinase has translation MTMKKTLTLAGSDSSGGAGIAADLKTFQELNVYGMTALTSIVSMNPKGWNHHVTPIDVEVVEKQLDTILSVGVDAMKSGMLGSVDIINLGARKIDEFDIKQYVLDPVMVCKGDDEVLQPENTDAMREELLPRSLVTTPNLFEAAQLAKTSPIKTLEQMKDAAIKIHDLGAKNVVIKGGKDLEHDKAVDLFYDGNRFELLESEKIDTTYNHGAGCTFAAAITANLAHGMNVLEAVKTAKSFVTSAIANGWKLNEYVGPVMHGAYNRIDSTKVEMSSI, from the coding sequence ATGACTATGAAAAAAACATTAACACTCGCTGGATCAGATTCTAGTGGTGGTGCAGGTATAGCAGCTGATTTAAAAACATTTCAAGAATTAAACGTATACGGGATGACTGCATTGACTTCTATTGTTTCCATGAATCCAAAAGGATGGAATCATCATGTTACACCAATCGACGTTGAAGTAGTTGAGAAACAACTAGATACAATATTATCTGTAGGTGTAGATGCAATGAAATCCGGAATGCTTGGATCTGTAGATATCATTAATTTAGGTGCAAGAAAAATTGATGAATTTGATATAAAACAATATGTTCTGGATCCTGTAATGGTTTGTAAAGGTGACGATGAAGTTCTACAACCAGAAAATACGGATGCAATGCGTGAGGAATTATTACCACGTTCCCTAGTTACTACACCAAATCTTTTTGAAGCAGCACAATTGGCCAAGACGTCACCAATTAAAACTTTGGAGCAAATGAAAGATGCTGCAATAAAAATTCATGATTTAGGGGCAAAAAATGTAGTGATTAAAGGCGGAAAAGACTTAGAGCATGATAAGGCAGTTGACCTTTTCTATGATGGAAATCGTTTTGAGTTATTGGAAAGTGAGAAAATTGACACTACCTATAATCATGGAGCAGGTTGTACATTTGCAGCTGCAATTACAGCGAACTTAGCCCATGGTATGAATGTATTAGAAGCAGTTAAAACTGCAAAATCATTTGTAACATCTGCAATTGCAAATGGCTGGAAATTAAATGAGTACGTAGGGCCAGTTATGCATGGTGCCTATAACCGTATCGATAGTACAAAAGTAGAAATGTCTTCTATTTAG
- the cydS gene encoding cytochrome bd oxidase small subunit CydS, protein MINDFLIFIAPFLILFAAMGISFYVALKDGS, encoded by the coding sequence ATGATTAATGATTTTCTAATTTTTATCGCACCCTTCCTTATTTTGTTTGCTGCAATGGGAATTTCATTTTATGTAGCACTAAAAGATGGATCATAA
- the cydD gene encoding thiol reductant ABC exporter subunit CydD, which translates to MLQQLQRQHQVQILWMVICSTGLGIAIIWQSYLIVSIIEQIFLQGKTVSAIVNFVFLLLAILLLRMLFSFINKRNGTKMSTSVKQKLREDVLNHFTNQSVSNAAKGQSGNKTSVFMDTVDEIDAYYSQYLPQMIQSFVVPLLILLVIFWTHWTTGVIILVTAPFIPIFMMIIGFKTKDKSEEQLSQMAAFSGTFLDILQGLPTIRLFGKSKQQREKISNSSVRFRDATMEVLRVAFTNSLALEFISMLSIGLIALEVAIRMIIFQDISFFTGFLMLLLAPEFFNQLKALGTAFHSGRSSMGAGNKLEAIFDETNNEVKWGADVLSSIKPPRLELRDMNFTYADSSFQLQSINLIINPKEQVAIIGSTGAGKSTILHIIAGLLPITEGNYYIDKYKQADVEEHSWFKQLIYISQNPYLFSGTIAENIALGSTKVHDHNEIKQAAMEAGIWEWIEQLPSGLDTNIGEAGRGLSGGEKQRVVLARTFLKRPNIILFDEPTTGLDVHTEEVLQQSMNKLREYATVITVAHRIQTIRSADKIVLMEQGSIRAIGTDRELLQEDELYQSMMKLQQGGEV; encoded by the coding sequence ATGCTACAACAACTACAGCGACAACATCAGGTACAGATCCTTTGGATGGTTATTTGTTCGACTGGGCTAGGAATAGCTATTATTTGGCAAAGTTATCTAATCGTATCCATTATAGAACAGATATTTTTACAAGGGAAAACAGTAAGTGCAATTGTAAATTTCGTCTTCTTATTATTAGCAATACTATTATTACGAATGCTATTTTCCTTTATAAATAAGCGTAACGGTACAAAAATGTCTACAAGTGTTAAGCAAAAATTAAGAGAAGATGTATTAAATCATTTCACTAATCAATCCGTGTCCAATGCTGCTAAAGGACAATCAGGAAATAAAACAAGCGTTTTTATGGATACTGTAGATGAGATTGATGCATATTACAGTCAATATTTACCACAAATGATACAGTCATTTGTGGTTCCATTGCTAATTCTTTTAGTTATTTTTTGGACCCATTGGACAACAGGTGTAATTATACTTGTTACTGCTCCATTTATCCCAATATTTATGATGATTATCGGGTTTAAGACAAAAGATAAATCTGAAGAACAACTTTCACAAATGGCAGCTTTTTCAGGAACTTTTTTAGATATATTACAAGGACTACCAACGATTCGGTTGTTTGGTAAATCTAAACAGCAGCGTGAAAAGATCTCAAATAGCAGTGTTCGATTTCGGGATGCCACAATGGAAGTATTAAGAGTAGCTTTTACAAATTCTTTAGCTCTTGAATTTATTTCCATGCTAAGTATTGGTCTCATTGCTTTAGAAGTAGCGATTCGAATGATTATTTTTCAAGATATTTCGTTTTTTACTGGATTTTTAATGCTATTGTTAGCCCCAGAATTTTTCAATCAATTAAAAGCGTTAGGTACTGCATTTCATTCTGGAAGATCCAGTATGGGAGCAGGTAACAAACTAGAAGCAATTTTTGATGAAACAAATAATGAAGTAAAATGGGGAGCAGATGTGCTATCTTCTATTAAACCACCAAGATTAGAATTAAGAGATATGAACTTTACGTATGCTGACAGTAGTTTTCAATTACAGTCAATTAATTTGATCATTAACCCAAAAGAGCAAGTAGCAATCATAGGTTCTACTGGGGCTGGAAAATCAACCATACTTCATATTATTGCTGGTTTATTGCCAATAACAGAAGGAAATTATTACATTGATAAATATAAGCAAGCAGACGTAGAGGAGCATTCGTGGTTTAAACAATTAATCTATATATCACAGAATCCTTATTTATTTTCAGGGACAATTGCTGAGAACATTGCTTTAGGTAGTACGAAAGTACATGACCATAATGAAATAAAACAAGCAGCGATGGAAGCAGGAATTTGGGAATGGATTGAGCAGCTTCCGTCTGGATTAGATACCAATATTGGTGAGGCTGGTAGAGGATTATCAGGGGGTGAAAAACAACGTGTAGTTTTAGCACGTACTTTTCTAAAAAGACCGAATATAATTCTATTTGATGAACCGACGACGGGGTTAGATGTGCACACAGAAGAAGTTTTACAACAATCAATGAATAAGTTACGAGAATATGCAACTGTAATAACTGTCGCACACCGTATTCAAACTATACGTTCAGCAGATAAAATAGTATTGATGGAACAGGGTTCTATTCGCGCGATTGGAACAGATCGAGAGTTACTTCAAGAGGACGAATTATACCAGTCTATGATGAAATTGCAACAAGGAGGAGAGGTTTAA
- a CDS encoding DHA2 family efflux MFS transporter permease subunit has translation MSESHVGGSTEKMSRIPILVVLLSGAFVAILNQTLLGTALPHIMSDLELDANTAQWLQSAFMLVNGIMIPITAFLIGTFTTRSLFLAAMSFFAIGTLICGVAPNFDLLLTGRILQAAGAGIIMPLMQTIMMLIYPKEQRGSAMGMFGLVISFAPAIGPSLSGYIVEHFPWRTLFFMVLPIAIINIAIAYFLLKNVTKRTFPRLDKLSIVLSTLGFGGLLYAFSIAGSAGWLSNQVIISMIVGIIALAWFILRQLNLKTPILEFRVFQYKIFTITTVLGMVTFMTMIGAAVILPLYMQDMLGFSAFESGLALLAGAILQGIMNPITGRLFDRYGSRYLAIIGLGLIVVTTFMFGMLTAETSFTYIATIHAIRMLGVAMAMMPVTTAGLNSLPDEYIAHGTAVNNTLRQVSGAIGTALPITIMSTAAIPGKGLEGLIHGVNVSFIVTAIISIVGLILAFFIHDEKEKKISSR, from the coding sequence ATGAGTGAGAGCCATGTAGGTGGGTCTACAGAGAAAATGAGTCGTATACCAATACTAGTGGTGTTATTATCAGGTGCGTTTGTTGCAATCTTGAATCAGACACTACTTGGAACAGCGCTGCCTCATATAATGAGTGATTTAGAGCTAGACGCTAATACTGCACAATGGTTACAGTCTGCGTTTATGCTTGTAAATGGTATTATGATTCCAATTACTGCGTTCCTTATTGGAACATTCACTACTCGTAGTTTATTTCTAGCTGCTATGTCATTTTTCGCAATAGGTACATTAATATGTGGCGTGGCACCTAATTTTGATTTGCTATTAACGGGAAGGATCTTACAAGCTGCAGGAGCAGGTATTATCATGCCGCTAATGCAAACTATTATGATGTTAATCTATCCTAAAGAGCAAAGAGGTAGTGCAATGGGGATGTTTGGACTCGTCATTTCATTTGCACCTGCCATTGGTCCGTCACTATCTGGTTATATCGTAGAACATTTCCCTTGGAGAACATTATTTTTTATGGTTCTACCTATTGCAATCATTAATATTGCTATTGCATATTTTCTACTAAAAAATGTAACCAAACGTACATTTCCAAGATTGGATAAGTTATCCATCGTTTTATCTACGTTAGGATTTGGTGGGTTATTATATGCATTTAGTATTGCTGGTAGTGCTGGATGGTTAAGCAATCAAGTGATTATATCGATGATTGTAGGAATCATTGCCTTGGCTTGGTTCATTTTGAGACAGTTAAATTTAAAAACACCAATTTTAGAGTTTCGTGTATTTCAATACAAAATATTTACGATTACAACTGTACTAGGAATGGTCACTTTCATGACGATGATAGGTGCTGCTGTAATTCTTCCGTTATATATGCAGGATATGTTAGGGTTTTCTGCATTTGAATCAGGGCTTGCTTTACTAGCTGGTGCTATTTTGCAAGGAATAATGAACCCAATTACTGGAAGATTATTTGATAGATATGGTTCACGTTACTTAGCTATTATTGGATTAGGTTTAATCGTAGTAACGACCTTTATGTTTGGTATGTTAACAGCCGAAACAAGCTTCACATATATTGCAACGATACATGCAATACGTATGCTAGGTGTTGCCATGGCTATGATGCCAGTAACTACTGCCGGCCTTAATTCTTTACCGGATGAGTATATAGCTCATGGTACAGCGGTAAATAACACATTAAGACAAGTATCCGGGGCTATAGGAACGGCACTGCCAATTACGATCATGTCGACAGCAGCAATTCCTGGAAAGGGATTAGAAGGGTTAATACATGGAGTGAATGTTTCCTTTATTGTTACGGCAATCATTTCTATTGTAGGACTGATTCTTGCATTTTTCATTCATGACGAAAAAGAAAAGAAAATATCATCACGATAA
- a CDS encoding YndM family protein, whose amino-acid sequence MKHLKAIGIKFIIMATILLSIVSVFESVSVAEIIVMSAILTLAAYVIGDLWILPKMGYVAATIGDLFFSYASVWLLLYVFLGTAFPITTASIYIAIIISLTESVFHIYMKEKILEGEVNKNIRRSNMQTVQTEFAEEQHTDKKRLKKNSYPQQDEN is encoded by the coding sequence ATGAAACATCTTAAAGCAATTGGGATTAAATTTATCATTATGGCTACGATTCTCTTATCTATTGTAAGTGTATTTGAATCCGTCAGTGTGGCCGAGATTATCGTGATGAGTGCCATACTAACACTAGCTGCTTATGTAATTGGAGATTTATGGATTCTGCCTAAGATGGGTTATGTTGCGGCTACAATCGGTGACTTATTTTTTTCTTATGCTTCTGTTTGGTTGCTTCTATACGTCTTTTTAGGAACAGCTTTTCCAATCACAACAGCCTCTATTTATATTGCAATAATAATTAGCCTTACTGAATCCGTCTTTCATATTTATATGAAAGAAAAAATACTAGAGGGGGAGGTTAATAAAAATATAAGAAGATCTAATATGCAGACTGTACAAACTGAATTTGCGGAAGAACAGCATACGGACAAAAAGCGTTTGAAGAAAAATTCATATCCTCAACAAGATGAAAATTAA
- a CDS encoding C45 family autoproteolytic acyltransferase/hydolase has product MINVYSDIIQFKGNHYQFGYRQGELLRNSPILIHRNLQKGSRWRNFLVDIDEVRDAFQTFSPALWEEIEGLADALKMPIKDAIREFGGYYYEYGRSGCSIYTEADILVRNYDNAPRSYEGRYVIYNPTDGGYATVGPTMQITGRTDGINEKGFAMGYNFVNRVKSDDGFVCNMIGRLLLENCASVEEAKHLIKELPHRHTFSYVLLDKNGYSVVAEVSPRNVRFREANMCTNHFEELTEENRYRTDESMERLDKISSQQTSVQNPYEAYQLLNNLEKGIFSKKYGAWAGTLHTAAYLPKDLKAWIALGANRPPLIFDFQKWLDGQPFHATKIKGVLDTDEQFVNV; this is encoded by the coding sequence ATGATTAATGTATATAGTGATATTATACAATTTAAAGGAAATCACTATCAATTTGGATACAGGCAAGGTGAACTACTTCGAAATTCACCTATTCTAATACATCGCAACCTACAAAAAGGAAGTCGCTGGCGAAATTTTCTTGTTGATATTGACGAGGTTAGAGATGCATTTCAAACTTTTTCACCAGCACTATGGGAGGAAATAGAAGGACTAGCTGATGCATTGAAAATGCCTATAAAAGATGCTATTCGCGAATTCGGTGGTTACTATTATGAGTATGGGCGTAGTGGCTGCTCTATATATACAGAGGCAGATATATTGGTTCGAAACTATGATAATGCACCTCGTTCCTACGAAGGAAGATATGTGATATATAACCCTACTGACGGAGGTTATGCTACTGTCGGACCAACAATGCAAATCACAGGTCGAACTGATGGTATAAATGAAAAAGGATTTGCTATGGGTTATAACTTTGTAAATAGAGTAAAATCAGATGATGGTTTTGTATGCAACATGATTGGTAGATTACTATTAGAAAATTGCGCTTCTGTAGAGGAAGCAAAGCATTTAATAAAGGAACTACCGCACAGGCATACATTTAGTTATGTATTACTCGACAAAAATGGATATTCTGTAGTAGCTGAAGTATCACCTCGAAATGTAAGATTTCGTGAAGCAAATATGTGTACCAATCATTTTGAAGAACTAACGGAAGAAAATCGATACCGGACTGACGAATCGATGGAACGTCTAGATAAAATATCTTCCCAACAGACATCAGTACAAAATCCTTATGAGGCATATCAATTATTAAATAATCTGGAAAAAGGAATCTTTTCAAAAAAATACGGTGCCTGGGCTGGAACTCTACACACAGCAGCGTATTTACCAAAAGACCTGAAAGCTTGGATCGCATTAGGCGCGAATCGTCCTCCTCTCATTTTTGATTTCCAAAAATGGTTAGACGGACAGCCATTCCATGCTACAAAAATTAAAGGGGTTTTGGATACAGATGAACAATTTGTCAATGTCTAA
- a CDS encoding class I SAM-dependent methyltransferase: MIDFHSFENTNSYSNRAVDLTWIEKLQSFIESPQNKVAVDMGCGGGLYTKVLADLGFKEIYGIDFSDAMLTSASNNYHHLKQTHFLKGTAYTSGLKSSSIDFYLQRAVLHHLSEPEAAFMEAARILRNGGIIFIQDRTIEDCLIPGSTSHLRGYLYYDFPELIEIEKQRRPTISETIGQLKTAGFTEIKYMNLWEVRKQYASFQELRKDIQSRKGRSILHELTDDEIKLWIQKLENRLPNDMEITEKDRWTIWVAYKTTN, encoded by the coding sequence ATGATTGATTTTCACTCGTTTGAAAATACCAATTCTTATAGCAATAGAGCCGTTGATTTAACTTGGATAGAGAAATTACAATCCTTTATCGAAAGCCCACAAAATAAGGTGGCAGTAGATATGGGTTGTGGTGGAGGACTATATACAAAAGTATTAGCTGACCTAGGATTTAAAGAAATATACGGAATTGATTTCTCTGATGCAATGTTAACTTCTGCCTCCAATAATTATCATCATCTTAAACAGACTCATTTTCTTAAAGGAACTGCTTATACCAGTGGGCTAAAATCAAGTTCAATTGATTTTTACTTACAACGTGCGGTATTACATCATTTATCAGAACCAGAAGCAGCATTTATGGAGGCTGCTCGAATACTGCGAAATGGAGGAATAATATTTATTCAAGACCGCACCATTGAAGATTGTCTGATTCCTGGATCTACGAGTCATCTCCGAGGTTATTTATATTATGATTTTCCAGAACTTATAGAAATTGAAAAGCAGAGAAGACCAACAATTTCAGAAACTATAGGCCAATTAAAAACTGCAGGTTTTACTGAAATAAAATACATGAACTTATGGGAAGTTCGAAAACAGTATGCTTCCTTTCAAGAATTACGAAAAGACATTCAATCAAGAAAAGGTAGATCCATTTTACATGAACTTACTGACGATGAAATAAAATTATGGATTCAAAAGCTAGAAAATCGCCTTCCTAATGATATGGAAATCACTGAAAAAGATCGTTGGACTATATGGGTAGCTTATAAGACAACTAATTAA
- the cydC gene encoding thiol reductant ABC exporter subunit CydC: protein MQELKLIMKMTMKEKKDVLLSILFGFLAGVTAVSLFASSGYLISKAALTPPIYTLMIIVAMVKMLGISSALSRYGERYFSHRGTFSMLRNLRVYVYEKIEPISTTILQKYRSGDILARIVGDVESLQHFFLRVFYPPIVLMTVFIATITFTMVFSIPIAMVILIGMIFVVIVVPSLFYLYQRKIANNIRSYRGQLSSEVTEYLYGFTDLKIYGQAELKKNNILKKVTLYEQATKQANNQQAFRESLLTFVSFIVSVTVLGLAGYFVANGNLEGILLAMLFMISLTVFEDTSNMALFPAYLEETKQSARRLEEVWNVNEDKNEVKKPFVLEANLAPTITLENVTKKYSSTPRPIAQNISLHIESGSKIAIVGASGSGKSTLLQLILGMVPSTDGLIKWNEKSIDYLEKETLWNHANVSLQSNHFFYGTIRDNLHLANSEATDDELCEALDNVKLHHIRLDDLLLEQGSNLSGGEKQRLAIARLFIRKAAVWALDEPTSSLDVVTEKHIWDKIDQHSERSTVIVVTHRLTRLQKMDEIIVMDHGKVVEQGTYQNLMQYNGYFKRMKDLENAKLNL, encoded by the coding sequence ATGCAAGAATTAAAACTCATCATGAAAATGACAATGAAAGAAAAGAAAGACGTCCTCCTATCTATCTTGTTCGGTTTTTTAGCTGGAGTTACGGCTGTTTCATTATTTGCATCAAGTGGCTATTTAATATCTAAAGCTGCGCTTACCCCACCTATATATACATTGATGATAATCGTTGCGATGGTAAAAATGTTAGGGATATCTTCGGCACTCAGTCGTTATGGAGAAAGGTATTTTTCTCATCGTGGAACATTTTCGATGCTTCGCAATTTGCGAGTATACGTATATGAAAAAATTGAACCAATTTCGACTACGATATTACAAAAATATAGAAGTGGTGATATTTTAGCGCGCATTGTAGGCGATGTAGAATCTCTGCAGCATTTTTTCTTAAGAGTTTTTTATCCACCAATTGTCTTAATGACCGTTTTTATTGCGACGATTACATTTACTATGGTATTTTCCATACCTATTGCGATGGTAATTTTGATTGGGATGATATTCGTTGTTATTGTTGTCCCTAGCTTATTTTATCTCTATCAAAGAAAGATAGCTAATAACATTCGTTCGTATCGCGGGCAGCTTTCTTCGGAGGTCACAGAGTATTTATATGGTTTTACAGATTTGAAAATATACGGACAAGCAGAGTTAAAAAAAAATAACATTCTAAAAAAAGTTACTTTATATGAACAAGCAACTAAACAAGCGAATAATCAACAAGCTTTTCGTGAGTCTTTATTAACTTTTGTTTCATTTATCGTATCGGTGACTGTATTAGGGTTAGCTGGTTATTTTGTAGCAAATGGTAATTTAGAAGGAATATTATTAGCAATGTTATTTATGATTTCATTGACAGTCTTTGAAGATACATCAAATATGGCATTGTTTCCTGCCTATTTAGAGGAAACGAAACAATCTGCTCGTCGATTAGAGGAAGTGTGGAATGTTAATGAAGATAAAAATGAAGTGAAAAAGCCATTTGTATTGGAAGCCAACTTAGCGCCAACTATTACATTGGAGAACGTGACAAAGAAATATTCAAGTACTCCTCGTCCGATTGCGCAAAATATTTCTCTTCATATCGAATCAGGATCTAAAATAGCTATCGTAGGTGCGAGTGGATCTGGTAAGTCGACTCTCTTACAGCTTATCCTGGGGATGGTTCCCTCAACAGATGGTCTAATAAAGTGGAACGAGAAATCAATTGATTATTTAGAAAAGGAAACTTTATGGAATCATGCGAACGTTTCATTACAATCCAATCATTTTTTCTATGGGACAATTCGCGACAATTTACATTTAGCCAATTCTGAAGCAACAGATGACGAACTTTGTGAGGCTTTGGATAATGTAAAGTTACATCATATTCGTTTGGATGACTTATTACTGGAACAAGGTTCCAATCTTTCAGGAGGAGAAAAACAACGTCTAGCGATAGCCCGACTATTTATTCGAAAGGCCGCCGTATGGGCGTTAGATGAACCAACTTCGTCCTTAGATGTAGTAACTGAAAAACATATTTGGGATAAGATTGACCAACATTCAGAGCGAAGTACAGTAATTGTAGTAACACATCGTTTAACGAGATTACAAAAAATGGATGAAATAATTGTTATGGACCATGGGAAAGTTGTTGAACAAGGAACTTACCAAAACTTAATGCAGTATAACGGATATTTCAAACGTATGAAAGATTTGGAAAATGCAAAACTAAATCTATAG
- a CDS encoding NADPH-dependent FMN reductase, with protein sequence MKIAALVGSNRKDSYNKKLVEYMKEKYAGKLDIDILPIDELPFYNQDKEMDPPAIVEDLRRRIKSSDGILFATPEYNASISGMLKNAIDWFSRVDLVMVNKPAMIVGASMGAMGTVKAQMQLRQILNAPGVGTLTLPGNEVFVGSVQNKMDEQGNLTDEQTVQFIDNVVDNYVQWINRVEA encoded by the coding sequence ATGAAAATAGCAGCATTGGTAGGAAGTAACAGGAAAGATTCATACAATAAAAAACTTGTAGAATATATGAAAGAAAAATATGCAGGAAAATTAGATATCGATATTTTACCAATCGATGAACTTCCGTTTTATAACCAGGACAAGGAAATGGATCCACCTGCAATTGTTGAAGACTTAAGAAGAAGAATCAAAAGTAGCGATGGAATTCTTTTTGCGACGCCGGAATACAATGCTTCTATTTCTGGAATGTTAAAAAATGCAATCGACTGGTTCTCTCGTGTTGATCTAGTAATGGTAAATAAACCGGCTATGATCGTTGGTGCATCAATGGGAGCAATGGGTACGGTAAAAGCTCAAATGCAATTGCGTCAGATTTTAAATGCACCAGGAGTTGGTACATTAACATTACCAGGGAATGAAGTATTCGTTGGTTCTGTTCAAAATAAAATGGACGAGCAAGGTAATTTAACGGATGAGCAAACAGTGCAATTTATAGATAATGTTGTTGATAATTATGTTCAATGGATTAATCGTGTAGAAGCTTAA